TTCTCGACCACCGCCTGGTAGACCTGCGACTCCACGTAACGGACCATCAAGCCGTCAAGCAGCTCTTTGGCGTCCGGTTCGTACAGATAATCCCAGTGGTGCTTGAGTTCTTGATCCGGGGTTGCCACCAGTGGAATCAACTGCTCCACGGTAGGCTGTTGTGTCATGGTGTTGATGAACTTGTTGGACACCACGGACAGGCGGTCAATACGGCCATCCAGGTAGGCATCCAGCATCACCTTGACGCTGCCGATCAGATCATTGATCGACGGCTCTTCACCCAAGTGGCTGATAGCTGCAACGACGTTACCGCCGAAGTTGCGGAAGAAAGCCGCACCCTTGCTACCAACGACACACAGATCGATCTCGACGCCGTTTTCGCGGTTTACCGCCATGTCCTTGACCAAAGCCTTGAACAGGTTGGTGTTCAAGCCACCACACAGACCACGGTCACTGCTCACTACGACATAACCAA
The Pseudomonas sp. GR 6-02 genome window above contains:
- the atpG gene encoding F0F1 ATP synthase subunit gamma, yielding MAGAKEIRSKIASIKSTQKITSAMEKVAVSKMRKAQMRMAASRPYAERIRQVIGHLANANPEYRHPFMIDREVKRVGYVVVSSDRGLCGGLNTNLFKALVKDMAVNRENGVEIDLCVVGSKGAAFFRNFGGNVVAAISHLGEEPSINDLIGSVKVMLDAYLDGRIDRLSVVSNKFINTMTQQPTVEQLIPLVATPDQELKHHWDYLYEPDAKELLDGLMVRYVESQVYQAVVENNAAEQAARMIAMKNATDNAGDLISDLQLVYNKARQAAITQEISEIVGGAAAV